AGCTGTGACCCAGCTCCAGGTACTGGAGCAGCACTCACAGCCGTTTTCATAGCTGGGCCCTGCGTTTGGGCTGTGGCAGACAAGATCTAACACAAGCCAGGAGTCCCCATCTAGCCTCTTCCCCACGGGGGTCTGGGCATCTCCGCTGTGCCCAACACGTACCTGAAGGGTGCCGCTGCTGAAGAGCATGAGCAAGGCTTGCTCAGTCTTCACCCACTGCAGAAGTAGGGCAGGCTGCCCAAGGTCATCTATGCTGGGCAAGTCACCTCCCTTGGAGAGAAGGGTCTGTGTAAGCCACTGGTCCCATACATGGgagctctgccaccagcatACACACAGCCAAACCTGGACACACCCCCAGATGGGTCCCCACTCCCAGGACAACTCTGGGTGTCCACCTGGCCGTAGCCTGTGAGCAGGCAGTCCTGCAACATCATGCAGTGTGGTCAAGCCATGACCCAACGCCCAGCCCAGGatcccagcacccacctccatGAGATGCTGCTCCATGTAGGATGCAAAATAGCACAAGACACTCAtctgtccctgcagctgctcagggatggcagccacagagaaaacaaggtgTTTGTTGTTGGTCGGGTTGTAATGCACAGTCCTGGGAGGGAGCAGACCATGAGTTTTGGGGCCAACCAGCACCAAACCCCacccctggcacagcctcccCTTGCCCCTTCCCACCAGAGGGGCTTCCCCAGAGacagcagctccttccccaccacTTACCTGAGGTTGGGGGAAAGGGTCATGTGCGTGCCGTTGTTGAAGAGGACCCCAATGCTGCGGTTGGAGAGCTGGTAGCCAAAGCCATATTTGTTGGAGTAATCCACCCACTTGCTCACCCAGACAAAATGCTCATGGCGGGCCAGGGAAGCTGGGTTTTTCTccgctggtggggaggagggggtgagcagagcaggcagTCAGCCCTCTGCCCACCTCACGCCCCAGGGGGGAGTAGACCCTCCTACAGCATCCTTTGGCAGCATTTAAGGTACCCCAAATAGCAGCCACACCTTCATTTCATGGTGAAGGGGATGCACAGCACCCTTGTCCCATCCCAAAGCAATCCAACCAGTTTACCTGGGGGCATGGAAGAGAGGCAGGTCCGCAGGAGCCGAACCGCTGACTCTATGATGGTAGAGGCAGTGATGCAGTCTTCAAAGGCTGTGGAGAGAAGATGACAGGCTGAGTCAGGCAGCCGCACTATCAGCCAGGGCAGGACAGGAAGCTCGGGGTAGGCTGGGGTGGCCTGGGCAGGTGGGTATTGCTCACCCTCACAGCTGCTGGCCATCGTCCCCCGGAGGGAAGGGGATGCAGACTTGCGAGAGGTCTCCTCTATCACTGTCTCCACAGGACTAGAGCTGGCACTGCGGCACGATAGGGGGGTGACCTGTGGAGGGACCTGGCGTTATCACCATCCAGCCTGCTCCCCCAGAGAGGGGTGTGCACAGGCTCAGGAATGTTCTCACCTCATTCCCTTCCACTGTTTTATAGCTCATCTGCCGGTAGATAGAGGTCTTCATCAGCCCAGTGACCAGCCTGGAGATATCATCCTTGTCCTCCAAAGAGCCCTTCTTGGCTGAGAAGGGAGCAAGCAATAAGCACACTGCTAAGCACAGGGGATGAGGACATCTGGGCCACTGCTCCCAGTAGCTCAGCTCTCCCTCATCTGCTCCCATGCCTACAGCGGTGAGGACTGTGTCAGGCAGCTGCCTCCCACTTTCACTTCCCAGTTCTCATGCAGCACAAGGGTTTCCAGGAGGAACTGTCCCCATGTGTGGCAGCACAGCATCCGCTCTCCAGGCACACACCCATGTCAGGCCACCATCATCAGAAGGGCAGGGGCAAGCCCAACTTTTACTGGCCCCAGGCAGGGGGTGCATGGAGACCCATCAGGACCATCTCTCCAGGAGGAGCCCACTCCTCACTAGAGGAAGGGTCACACAGACACTCCTGGGCAAGTGTATGGACTCACCCTTGGATGACTTCTTCCCAAAAAGTGTCTTGGTGACTTTAGCAAACAGACTCTTTGCTGGGTTGGGGGGACTCAGCTCTGGAGCCatcacacagctgctgggagggagcttCTCAGGCGTGTAGCCCTGCAGAGAGGTCAAGGCAGAGGTTTGGTTTCCATAGCCCACATgctccaggcagagcagctgccctgggctgaCCACAGTCATTCAGAGCCTTCCTGACAGCCAGCTTGCATTTCCATCATGCCTTGACCCCACAACTAGCATCAGTACATGAAACAGCCTATGCCATAGGGACAAGGTGGCAGGAGCACACTAGGTCCCTCAGTTCCCCTGGCTGGCATTTGGACAGGACAGCAGCTGCTTCCTTTGAAGGACTGAGATTTGGGCTCAAAGGACAGCACCCTGCACTGCCCCAAATGCCTCATCCCACCTGGAGAAGGGTCAGGGCCACCCATTCACCTTGAAGAACTCATGGTCCAAGATCTCCTCAAGCGTGAGGCGGTCCTGGGGGTTGCGTCTGAGGATGCCAGCAATGAGGTGCttggcaggcagggagaggaagaCAGGGAGGGTGTATTCCACCTGCTTGATACACCTGTAGGTCTCCTTGAGGTCAGAGGTCTCAAAGGGAGGGTTCCCACACAGCAGGGTGTacctgggaggggacacatgTGCCACTGTCACATCCCCACCAAGCTTGTGACTCAGCAGCACTTACAGCTAGGAAATTACTAGCACTAGGCTGGCCACACCTGGCTGGGAGCACCACTTCCAGCCGGGGTGGCCATGCTCACATCCGGCCACGCTTCCTCCTAGCGACTGTTTAGAGCAACAGGCAAGGAGCCCTGGGGAAGGAAACAAGGCTGGCAGGCAAAGACTACCCCCTGCCACCACCGCTcccatccctgggcagctgctgaggcGGGGAGCAGCGCAGGAAGCTTGTGGGCAGCGCCCAGCCGAGGGGCTGGATGTGCCGAAGCAGCACAGCAATCACTCCCCAAACAGAGCCGCAGCCGCCACCAGCCACCAAGATTTTCCGTTGTTTATCAGGTTCACAGGGCAGTCAAGCCTGCTCTGACCCAGAGTCAAGCACGGCACAAGAACACCTGccctctgcagctctggctcgcgcagccccccggcagcccccgctccgcagaggggctgggcaggaTCCAGCCGCTCGCTCCCCTCCCCGTGCCTTTCAGCAGCCACCGCAAAGGCACGAGGCAAAGCACAAGAGGACTTGCAAGAGGACTTCCTCATTGGGGTGGCTCCGcagcccagccccccaccccaacacaggcagggctgcccagccccccgcccccccagaaGCACAGACTTACATGACACAGCCCAGAGACCACACATCTGACTCGGGCCCGTGGCCCTGCCTCAGCAGCACTTCTGGGGCCAGGTAGTTGGGGGTCCCACATATCGTCCTGTGGGGCAGAGCACCACGTTAGCACACACTCTGCATCCCCTCACAGCCTCTCCCCTGTCAAGCCCTGGGATTTAGCTTGCCGcctgtcccctcctgctccATTTTGCTCTTTGTGGCTCAAAGCCCTCCCCCCATCTCAGAGCCCCATACAGACTCTCCAGCTCCCAGGggtcaggagcagcagctgctcctggggagcCGGTGGGAAGTGCTTGTCCTAGAGCTGGGGAGGAACAGAGCCTTTGTgtcccagccccacgcagccggcagggcagccaggcaggcacaATAGCGATAGTCAGCACATTGTTCTCCCCGACGGCTGCAAGCTTACTCCAGGAGAGGCCACAaagcccctccagcccccttgccttgcctgcagctgggacaggaattgctcccccaccccaggaAGGGGCCCTAATGTTTCCTCTCCCCAGGCCAGGAGGGACCAGTCACCCCTCCACCCTCCCAGGAAGCTTCAGGAGGAAGAGTAAGAGTGAAACCTCAaacttactttttcttctggtcAGAGGTATGCTGGAAAGCAGCTAGCCCAAAGTCCCCCACTTTCAGCTCcatgttttcattaatgaaaaaGTTGCCTGCAAGTCAAGGTCAACACATCACCACAAGTCCCTCTGGGGCAGCCTGTTCCCCACACTGTGCCCTGCCTCAACCACAGCACTCACCAAGCTTGAGGTCTCTGTGCAGGATGCCCTTGAGGTGAAGGTATCTCAAGCCTGAGATGATCTGTTTGAGGTAATAGCGCACTTCAGGCTCCAGAAGAGTATGGCGGGCCTTCCAGATGTGGGCCAGGGACTGCAGAGGGAGACAAGGCAGCTTGATGATAGCAGGCAGGGAGAACAGGCGGCCCTGCTGACTAGGCATAGGGCAGGCAGGGTCAAAGCCAGTTTTTCCAGAAGTTGCACATCCACAAACAATCCTCCTTCCACAGCCATGACCTCAGACTCCCCACACAAGGTTGAGGTTgctcagcagagccaggggaaCAACTGGATTTATGGTGGCCCCACCAGGAGCTACAGGCTTGCAACAAGAACAGGCAGCCAGCAGTGTCCCCAGCACCATGCAAAACCACATGGCTTATGGCTGAGCTCAGGGGGTGCGacagagctggcagcaaggcAACCCAGGAGAAAGAATGCTAACAAAGCAGCTCAGGTAAAACTGCTTCAACCAGCTATGGCTCTGCTAGGAGATCCTTTGACAAGGAGGCCACACCAGTGCTCACCTTCCTACTGCAGTGCTCCAGGAAGATGTAGATGCTCTCTGCATCCTCAAAGTAGTGGGAGAACTTGACAATGTGCTTGTGGTGCAAGTCCCGGTGCAGCTCGATCTCATTAGCTATCTGAAAGGGAGCAGTAGTACCGAGTGAGTACAGGGCACCCACTGcaccccaccagcccagcagcccaccAGCCCCATGGCACCCACCTTCTCCCGCTGGTGGGGTTTAGCCACCCGGCTGTGAGGAATGACCTTCACAGCATAGGTTTTGTTGCTGG
Above is a window of Falco biarmicus isolate bFalBia1 chromosome 11, bFalBia1.pri, whole genome shotgun sequence DNA encoding:
- the PLK3 gene encoding serine/threonine-protein kinase PLK3 isoform X1, which produces MEPTGLFPPFPAACLPAQPAPAPPHRAAGTTRIVTDPISGRSYSKGRLLGKGGFARCYEMTDLSSNKTYAVKVIPHSRVAKPHQREKIANEIELHRDLHHKHIVKFSHYFEDAESIYIFLEHCSRKSLAHIWKARHTLLEPEVRYYLKQIISGLRYLHLKGILHRDLKLGNFFINENMELKVGDFGLAAFQHTSDQKKKTICGTPNYLAPEVLLRQGHGPESDVWSLGCVMYTLLCGNPPFETSDLKETYRCIKQVEYTLPVFLSLPAKHLIAGILRRNPQDRLTLEEILDHEFFKGYTPEKLPPSSCVMAPELSPPNPAKSLFAKVTKTLFGKKSSKAKKGSLEDKDDISRLVTGLMKTSIYRQMSYKTVEGNEVPPQVTPLSCRSASSSPVETVIEETSRKSASPSLRGTMASSCEAFEDCITASTIIESAVRLLRTCLSSMPPAEKNPASLARHEHFVWVSKWVDYSNKYGFGYQLSNRSIGVLFNNGTHMTLSPNLRTVHYNPTNNKHLVFSVAAIPEQLQGQMSVLCYFASYMEQHLMEGGDLPSIDDLGQPALLLQWVKTEQALLMLFSSGTLQVNFYNDHTKVIISKPDQSCLVTYINRERNSYTYKLCSIQELGCSPELHYRLEYILKLLQEQAEA
- the PLK3 gene encoding serine/threonine-protein kinase PLK3 isoform X2 — translated: MEPTGLFPPFPAACLPAQPAPAPPHRAAGTTRIVTDPISGRSYSKGRLLGKGGFARCYEMTDLSSNKTYAVKVIPHSRVAKPHQREKIANEIELHRDLHHKHIVKFSHYFEDAESIYIFLEHCSRKSLAHIWKARHTLLEPEVRYYLKQIISGLRYLHLKGILHRDLKLGNFFINENMELKVGDFGLAAFQHTSDQKKKTICGTPNYLAPEVLLRQGHGPESDVWSLGCVMYTLLCGNPPFETSDLKETYRCIKQVEYTLPVFLSLPAKHLIAGILRRNPQDRLTLEEILDHEFFKGYTPEKLPPSSCVMAPELSPPNPAKSLFAKVTKTLFGKKSSKAKKGSLEDKDDISRLVTGLMKTSIYRQMSYKTVEGNEVTPLSCRSASSSPVETVIEETSRKSASPSLRGTMASSCEAFEDCITASTIIESAVRLLRTCLSSMPPAEKNPASLARHEHFVWVSKWVDYSNKYGFGYQLSNRSIGVLFNNGTHMTLSPNLRTVHYNPTNNKHLVFSVAAIPEQLQGQMSVLCYFASYMEQHLMEGGDLPSIDDLGQPALLLQWVKTEQALLMLFSSGTLQVNFYNDHTKVIISKPDQSCLVTYINRERNSYTYKLCSIQELGCSPELHYRLEYILKLLQEQAEA